The Macaca nemestrina isolate mMacNem1 chromosome 12, mMacNem.hap1, whole genome shotgun sequence genome contains a region encoding:
- the LOC105476215 gene encoding G protein-activated inward rectifier potassium channel 4 isoform X4, which translates to MAGDSRNAMNQDMEIGVTPWDPKRIPKQAREYVPIATDRTRLLAEGKKPRQRYMEKSGKCNVHHGNVQETYRYLSDLFTTLVDLKWRFNLLVFTMVYTVTWLFFGFIWWLIAYIRGDLDHVGDQEWIPCVENLSGFVSAFLFSIETETTIGYGFRVITEKCPEGIILLLVQAILGSIVNAFMVGCMFVKISQPKKRAETLMFSNNAVISMRDEKLCLMFRVGDLRNSHIVEASIRAKLIKSRQTKEGEFIPLNQTDINVGFDTGDDRLFLVSPLIISHEINEKSPFWEMSQAQLHQEEFEVVVILEGMVEATGMTCQARSSYMDTEVLWGHRFTPVLTLEKGFYEVDYNTFHDTYETNTPSCCAKELAEMKREGRLLQYLPSPPLLGGCAEAGLDAEAEQNEDNEPKRLGFINLHMKKNTTALLNIHTIKWT; encoded by the exons ATGGCTGGTGATTCTAGGAATGCCATGAACCAGGACATGGAGATTGGAGTCACTCCATGGGACCCCAAGAGGATTCCCAAACAGGCCCGCGAATACGTCCCCATTGCCACAGACCGCACGCGCCTGCTGGCCGAGGGCAAGAAGCCGCGCCAGCGCTACATGGAGAAGAGCGGCAAGTGCAACGTGCACCACGGCAATGTCCAGGAGACCTACCGGTACCTGAGTGACCTCTTCACCACCCTGGTGGACCTCAAGTGGCGTTTCAACCTGCTCGTCTTCACCATGGTTTACACCGTCACCTGGCTGTTCTTCGGCTTCATTTGGTGGCTCATTGCTTACATCCGGGGTGACCTGGACCATGTTGGTGACCAAGAGTGGATTCCTTGTGTTGAAAACCTCAGTGGCTTCGTGTCCGCTTTCCTGTTCTCCATTGAGACCGAAACAACCATTGGGTATGGCTTCCGAGTCATCACAGAGAAGTGTCCGGAGGGGATTATACTCCTCTTGGTTCAGGCCATCCTGGGCTCCATCGTCAATGCCTTCATGGTGGGGTGCATGTTTGTCAAGATCAGCCAGCCCAAGAAGAGAGCTGAGACTCTCATGTTTTCCAACAACGCGGTCATCTCCATGCGGGACGAGAAGCTGTGCCTCATGTTCCGGGTGGGTGACCTCCGCAACTCCCACATCGTAGAGGCCTCCATCCGAGCCAAGCTCATCAAGTCCCGGCAGACCAAAGAGGGGGAGTTCATCCCCCTGAACCAGACCGACATCAACGTGGGCTTCGACACGGGTGATGACCGCCTCTTCCTGGTGTCTCCTCTGATCATCTCCCACGAGATCAACGAGAAGAGCCCTTTCTGGGAGATGTCTCAGGCTCAGCTGCATCAGGAGGAGTTCGAAGTTGTGGTCATTCTAGAAGGGATGGTGGAAGCCACAG GCATGACCTGCCAAGCCCGGAGCTCCTACATGGATACAGAGGTGCTCTGGGGCCACCGATTCACACCAGTCCTCACTTTGGAAAAGGGCTTTTATGAGGTGGACTACAACACCTTCCACGACACCTATGAGACCAACACACCCAGCTGCTGTGCCAAGGAGCTGGCAGAAATGAAGCGGGAAGGCCGGCTCCTCCAGTACCTCCCCAGCCCCCCGCTGCTAGGTGGCTGTGCTGAGGCAGGGCTGGATGCAGAGGCTGAGCAGAATGAAGACAATGAGCCCAAGAGGCTAG
- the LOC105476215 gene encoding G protein-activated inward rectifier potassium channel 4 isoform X1 — translation MMDSKKRDALFSIPAMAGDSRNAMNQDMEIGVTPWDPKRIPKQAREYVPIATDRTRLLAEGKKPRQRYMEKSGKCNVHHGNVQETYRYLSDLFTTLVDLKWRFNLLVFTMVYTVTWLFFGFIWWLIAYIRGDLDHVGDQEWIPCVENLSGFVSAFLFSIETETTIGYGFRVITEKCPEGIILLLVQAILGSIVNAFMVGCMFVKISQPKKRAETLMFSNNAVISMRDEKLCLMFRVGDLRNSHIVEASIRAKLIKSRQTKEGEFIPLNQTDINVGFDTGDDRLFLVSPLIISHEINEKSPFWEMSQAQLHQEEFEVVVILEGMVEATGMTCQARSSYMDTEVLWGHRFTPVLTLEKGFYEVDYNTFHDTYETNTPSCCAKELAEMKREGRLLQYLPSPPLLGGCAEAGLDAEAEQNEDNEPKRLGFINLHMKKNTTALLNIHTIKWT, via the exons ATGATGGACAGCAAGAAAAGAGATGCTCTGTTTAG CATCCCAGCTATGGCTGGTGATTCTAGGAATGCCATGAACCAGGACATGGAGATTGGAGTCACTCCATGGGACCCCAAGAGGATTCCCAAACAGGCCCGCGAATACGTCCCCATTGCCACAGACCGCACGCGCCTGCTGGCCGAGGGCAAGAAGCCGCGCCAGCGCTACATGGAGAAGAGCGGCAAGTGCAACGTGCACCACGGCAATGTCCAGGAGACCTACCGGTACCTGAGTGACCTCTTCACCACCCTGGTGGACCTCAAGTGGCGTTTCAACCTGCTCGTCTTCACCATGGTTTACACCGTCACCTGGCTGTTCTTCGGCTTCATTTGGTGGCTCATTGCTTACATCCGGGGTGACCTGGACCATGTTGGTGACCAAGAGTGGATTCCTTGTGTTGAAAACCTCAGTGGCTTCGTGTCCGCTTTCCTGTTCTCCATTGAGACCGAAACAACCATTGGGTATGGCTTCCGAGTCATCACAGAGAAGTGTCCGGAGGGGATTATACTCCTCTTGGTTCAGGCCATCCTGGGCTCCATCGTCAATGCCTTCATGGTGGGGTGCATGTTTGTCAAGATCAGCCAGCCCAAGAAGAGAGCTGAGACTCTCATGTTTTCCAACAACGCGGTCATCTCCATGCGGGACGAGAAGCTGTGCCTCATGTTCCGGGTGGGTGACCTCCGCAACTCCCACATCGTAGAGGCCTCCATCCGAGCCAAGCTCATCAAGTCCCGGCAGACCAAAGAGGGGGAGTTCATCCCCCTGAACCAGACCGACATCAACGTGGGCTTCGACACGGGTGATGACCGCCTCTTCCTGGTGTCTCCTCTGATCATCTCCCACGAGATCAACGAGAAGAGCCCTTTCTGGGAGATGTCTCAGGCTCAGCTGCATCAGGAGGAGTTCGAAGTTGTGGTCATTCTAGAAGGGATGGTGGAAGCCACAG GCATGACCTGCCAAGCCCGGAGCTCCTACATGGATACAGAGGTGCTCTGGGGCCACCGATTCACACCAGTCCTCACTTTGGAAAAGGGCTTTTATGAGGTGGACTACAACACCTTCCACGACACCTATGAGACCAACACACCCAGCTGCTGTGCCAAGGAGCTGGCAGAAATGAAGCGGGAAGGCCGGCTCCTCCAGTACCTCCCCAGCCCCCCGCTGCTAGGTGGCTGTGCTGAGGCAGGGCTGGATGCAGAGGCTGAGCAGAATGAAGACAATGAGCCCAAGAGGCTAG
- the LOC105476215 gene encoding G protein-activated inward rectifier potassium channel 4 isoform X3: protein MMDSKKRDALFSIPAMAGDSRNAMNQDMEIGVTPWDPKRIPKQAREYVPIATDRTRLLAEGKKPRQRYMEKSGKCNVHHGNVQETYRYLSDLFTTLVDLKWRFNLLVFTMVYTVTWLFFGFIWWLIAYIRGDLDHVGDQEWIPCVENLSGFVSAFLFSIETETTIGYGFRVITEKCPEGIILLLVQAILGSIVNAFMVGCMFVKISQPKKRAETLMFSNNAVISMRDEKLCLMFRVGDLRNSHIVEASIRAKLIKSRQTKEGEFIPLNQTDINVGFDTGDDRLFLVSPLIISHEINEKSPFWEMSQAQLHQEEFEVVVILEGMVEATGMTCQARSSYMDTEVLWGHRFTPVLTLEKGFYEVDYNTFHDTYETNTPSCCAKELAEMKREGRLLQYLPSPPLLGGCAEAGLDAEAEQNEDNEPKRLGPSVSQDQVTSLSQV, encoded by the exons ATGATGGACAGCAAGAAAAGAGATGCTCTGTTTAG CATCCCAGCTATGGCTGGTGATTCTAGGAATGCCATGAACCAGGACATGGAGATTGGAGTCACTCCATGGGACCCCAAGAGGATTCCCAAACAGGCCCGCGAATACGTCCCCATTGCCACAGACCGCACGCGCCTGCTGGCCGAGGGCAAGAAGCCGCGCCAGCGCTACATGGAGAAGAGCGGCAAGTGCAACGTGCACCACGGCAATGTCCAGGAGACCTACCGGTACCTGAGTGACCTCTTCACCACCCTGGTGGACCTCAAGTGGCGTTTCAACCTGCTCGTCTTCACCATGGTTTACACCGTCACCTGGCTGTTCTTCGGCTTCATTTGGTGGCTCATTGCTTACATCCGGGGTGACCTGGACCATGTTGGTGACCAAGAGTGGATTCCTTGTGTTGAAAACCTCAGTGGCTTCGTGTCCGCTTTCCTGTTCTCCATTGAGACCGAAACAACCATTGGGTATGGCTTCCGAGTCATCACAGAGAAGTGTCCGGAGGGGATTATACTCCTCTTGGTTCAGGCCATCCTGGGCTCCATCGTCAATGCCTTCATGGTGGGGTGCATGTTTGTCAAGATCAGCCAGCCCAAGAAGAGAGCTGAGACTCTCATGTTTTCCAACAACGCGGTCATCTCCATGCGGGACGAGAAGCTGTGCCTCATGTTCCGGGTGGGTGACCTCCGCAACTCCCACATCGTAGAGGCCTCCATCCGAGCCAAGCTCATCAAGTCCCGGCAGACCAAAGAGGGGGAGTTCATCCCCCTGAACCAGACCGACATCAACGTGGGCTTCGACACGGGTGATGACCGCCTCTTCCTGGTGTCTCCTCTGATCATCTCCCACGAGATCAACGAGAAGAGCCCTTTCTGGGAGATGTCTCAGGCTCAGCTGCATCAGGAGGAGTTCGAAGTTGTGGTCATTCTAGAAGGGATGGTGGAAGCCACAG GCATGACCTGCCAAGCCCGGAGCTCCTACATGGATACAGAGGTGCTCTGGGGCCACCGATTCACACCAGTCCTCACTTTGGAAAAGGGCTTTTATGAGGTGGACTACAACACCTTCCACGACACCTATGAGACCAACACACCCAGCTGCTGTGCCAAGGAGCTGGCAGAAATGAAGCGGGAAGGCCGGCTCCTCCAGTACCTCCCCAGCCCCCCGCTGCTAGGTGGCTGTGCTGAGGCAGGGCTGGATGCAGAGGCTGAGCAGAATGAAGACAATGAGCCCAAGAGGCTAG GGCCCTCCGTGAGCCAGGACCAGGTCACATCTCTCAGCCAAGTCTAG
- the LOC105476215 gene encoding G protein-activated inward rectifier potassium channel 4 isoform X2 has protein sequence MSFLTQSIPAMAGDSRNAMNQDMEIGVTPWDPKRIPKQAREYVPIATDRTRLLAEGKKPRQRYMEKSGKCNVHHGNVQETYRYLSDLFTTLVDLKWRFNLLVFTMVYTVTWLFFGFIWWLIAYIRGDLDHVGDQEWIPCVENLSGFVSAFLFSIETETTIGYGFRVITEKCPEGIILLLVQAILGSIVNAFMVGCMFVKISQPKKRAETLMFSNNAVISMRDEKLCLMFRVGDLRNSHIVEASIRAKLIKSRQTKEGEFIPLNQTDINVGFDTGDDRLFLVSPLIISHEINEKSPFWEMSQAQLHQEEFEVVVILEGMVEATGMTCQARSSYMDTEVLWGHRFTPVLTLEKGFYEVDYNTFHDTYETNTPSCCAKELAEMKREGRLLQYLPSPPLLGGCAEAGLDAEAEQNEDNEPKRLGFINLHMKKNTTALLNIHTIKWT, from the exons ATGTCTTTTTTAACTCAAAGCATCCCAGCTATGGCTGGTGATTCTAGGAATGCCATGAACCAGGACATGGAGATTGGAGTCACTCCATGGGACCCCAAGAGGATTCCCAAACAGGCCCGCGAATACGTCCCCATTGCCACAGACCGCACGCGCCTGCTGGCCGAGGGCAAGAAGCCGCGCCAGCGCTACATGGAGAAGAGCGGCAAGTGCAACGTGCACCACGGCAATGTCCAGGAGACCTACCGGTACCTGAGTGACCTCTTCACCACCCTGGTGGACCTCAAGTGGCGTTTCAACCTGCTCGTCTTCACCATGGTTTACACCGTCACCTGGCTGTTCTTCGGCTTCATTTGGTGGCTCATTGCTTACATCCGGGGTGACCTGGACCATGTTGGTGACCAAGAGTGGATTCCTTGTGTTGAAAACCTCAGTGGCTTCGTGTCCGCTTTCCTGTTCTCCATTGAGACCGAAACAACCATTGGGTATGGCTTCCGAGTCATCACAGAGAAGTGTCCGGAGGGGATTATACTCCTCTTGGTTCAGGCCATCCTGGGCTCCATCGTCAATGCCTTCATGGTGGGGTGCATGTTTGTCAAGATCAGCCAGCCCAAGAAGAGAGCTGAGACTCTCATGTTTTCCAACAACGCGGTCATCTCCATGCGGGACGAGAAGCTGTGCCTCATGTTCCGGGTGGGTGACCTCCGCAACTCCCACATCGTAGAGGCCTCCATCCGAGCCAAGCTCATCAAGTCCCGGCAGACCAAAGAGGGGGAGTTCATCCCCCTGAACCAGACCGACATCAACGTGGGCTTCGACACGGGTGATGACCGCCTCTTCCTGGTGTCTCCTCTGATCATCTCCCACGAGATCAACGAGAAGAGCCCTTTCTGGGAGATGTCTCAGGCTCAGCTGCATCAGGAGGAGTTCGAAGTTGTGGTCATTCTAGAAGGGATGGTGGAAGCCACAG GCATGACCTGCCAAGCCCGGAGCTCCTACATGGATACAGAGGTGCTCTGGGGCCACCGATTCACACCAGTCCTCACTTTGGAAAAGGGCTTTTATGAGGTGGACTACAACACCTTCCACGACACCTATGAGACCAACACACCCAGCTGCTGTGCCAAGGAGCTGGCAGAAATGAAGCGGGAAGGCCGGCTCCTCCAGTACCTCCCCAGCCCCCCGCTGCTAGGTGGCTGTGCTGAGGCAGGGCTGGATGCAGAGGCTGAGCAGAATGAAGACAATGAGCCCAAGAGGCTAG